The proteins below are encoded in one region of Xenopus laevis strain J_2021 chromosome 8L, Xenopus_laevis_v10.1, whole genome shotgun sequence:
- the fntb.L gene encoding protein farnesyltransferase subunit beta isoform X2 yields MADPMELLRCVRDSHVTEHLQDDSVPTETSAEQKKVENNISALFSAYKKNQGKIQLVLERESHAHYLRKGLRYLSDSYECLDSSRPWICYWIVHSMALLDEPIPESLASDVCQFLMHCQDPNGGFCGGPGQQPHLAPTFAAVNALCTIGTDEAFDVINREKLLAFLWSLKQADGSFTMHIGGEVDVRSAYCAASVASLTNIMTSELFDGTAEWIARCQNWEGGIGGVPGMEAHGGYTFCGLAALFILQRVQLLDLRSLLRWVTCRQMRFEGGFQGRCNKLVDGCYSFWQGGLLPLLHRTLHAEGDSAISLGNWMFDEQALQEYILLCCQCPSGGLLDKPGKSRDFYHTCYCLSGLSIAQHFGSGDILHEVIVGVAENRLQPTHPVYNIGPDKVAQAVVHFMKKAVPETPNSSKN; encoded by the exons ATGGCGGATCCCATGGAGTTGCTGAGATGTGTGCGTGATAGCCATGTAACCGAGCACCTACAGGATGACTCCGTGCCTACTGAGACTTCTGCTGAGCAG AAAAAAGTGGAGAATAATATCAGTGCTCTGTTCAGCGCCTACAAGAAAAACCAAGGAAAGATCCA GCTTGTTCTGGAGAGAGAGTCACACGCTCATTACTTAAGGAAGGGCCTACGGTACCTGTCAGACTCCTATGAG tgtttggATTCCAGTCGTCCCTGGATCTGTTATTGGATAGTACATAGTATGGCGTTGCTAGATGAGCCGATTCCCGAGTCTTTGGCATCTGA CGTTTGCCAGTTTCTAATGCACTGTCAGGACCCCAATGGTGGATTTTGTGGAGGTCCTGGGCAACAGCCCCACCTTGCACCCACATTTGCAGCCGTTAATGCTCTGTGCACTATTGGGACAGACGAGGCCTTTGATGTCATTAACAG GGAAAAGCTGTTGGCATTCTTGTGGTCTCTGAAACAAGCGGATGGCTCTTTTACTATGCACATCGGCGGGGAAGTTGACGTCAG AAGTGCCTATTGTGCTGCCTCAGTGGCATCACTTACCAACATCATGACCTCAGAGCTGTTTGATGGCACTGCTGAGTGGATTGCAAG GTGTCAAAACTGGGAAGGTGGCATTGGTGGGGTCCCAGGCATGGAAGCACATGGTGGATATACGTTTTGTGGATTGGCTGcattgtttattttacaaagggTTCAGCTGCTGGATCTGAGAAGCTTACTG CGATGGGTTACATGCAGACAAATGAGGTTTGAAGGTGGATTCCAGGGTCGCTGTAATAAGCTGGTGGATGGGTGCTACTCATTTTGGCAAGGTGGATTGTTGCCTCTTCTTCACAGAACTCTCCATGCTGAAG GTGACTCTGCAATCAGCTTAGGCAACTGGATGTTTGATGAGCAAGCTCTGCAAGAATATATATTACTGTGCTGCCAGTGCCCCAGTGGTGGCTTGCTTGATAAACCTGGCAA ATCTAGAGACTTTTACCATACTTGCTACTGTCTGAGTGGGTTATCCATAGCACAACATTTTGGCAGTGGGGACATTTTACATGAAGTCATAGTGGGAGTAGCAGAAAACCGATTG CAACCGACCCATCCTGTGTACAACATTGGACCTGATAAAGTGGCTCAGGCAGTTGTGCATTTCATGAAGAAGGCAGTTCCAGAGACTCCAAACTCCAGTAAAAACTAG